A segment of the Gammaproteobacteria bacterium genome:
CCCAAGCACGAGCTGGTCGCCGACCTCGGAGCAACCTCTATCGACCATCGGAGTGAGGATTTCGTCGCGCGCGTCCGGGCGTTGACCGAACAGGGTGTAGACGCTGTTTTCGACACCATCGGCGGAGACGGCTTCAAGCGGTCGCCTGCATCATTCGAGCCGGGCGGATCACCGGCGGCCCATGGCTTCCATGACAGCGTCATGGACAGGGGCGGCAGCGTCCCAGCGAGTTCATGCGGGTCCTGT
Coding sequences within it:
- a CDS encoding zinc-binding dehydrogenase; its protein translation is MRVASEAVSGEGGAVGTALLQLGDLAGLETYGRASEPKHELVADLGATSIDHRSEDFVARVRALTEQGVDAVFDTIGGDGFKRSPASFEPGGSPAAHGFHDSVMDRGGSVPASSCGSCCGTSSRTAARRSSTGSARCARSVRIGSAGI